A genome region from Schlesneria paludicola DSM 18645 includes the following:
- a CDS encoding DUF6666 family protein, with product MIKLFSPLFIIMCIGSAGSALSDAGESRDGSTFALAPSVFDLDSDESLANGHADPVDVASVSLPTIHRTSRQLRDEQERLARRAARSQSSLDKISLEFVSHEADANVDDETTDHGITHVSQVTDAGCWKPLDTLVLFGGLEGSKQPQDFGVNANFGSRWAANWGFPLLAEYGLGAQIGTSINQTDNAVQVFERVGETAHRTQSFSTVGLFQRYDRWRWGLGYDFLYESYYDSFFLGQWRGRGGYAVTDADEFGIWFTVSQHHDSGLFLNSIPVTLTPLSQGSAYWQHQWSAGPRTMAWCGVSEGHAQANLALGDLKKTGPQFVFGAEVDVPLNRYFAIYGQANFVSPADSGTVDSYLGVAYYPSGHAFPTMRNPFTPFLALANSTMFSTNISR from the coding sequence ATGATCAAGCTATTTTCGCCGTTGTTCATCATCATGTGCATCGGCTCGGCCGGATCGGCCCTGTCTGATGCAGGGGAGTCGCGGGACGGATCCACATTCGCACTCGCGCCGTCCGTATTCGATCTCGATTCAGACGAATCACTCGCGAACGGACACGCGGATCCCGTCGACGTCGCATCGGTGTCGTTGCCGACAATTCACCGAACTTCCCGACAACTGCGCGACGAACAAGAACGCCTTGCGCGTCGTGCGGCGCGCAGTCAGTCATCGCTTGATAAGATCTCACTGGAATTCGTTAGCCACGAAGCGGACGCGAACGTGGACGATGAAACCACCGATCATGGAATCACCCATGTCAGTCAAGTGACGGACGCAGGATGCTGGAAGCCGCTCGACACACTAGTTTTGTTTGGCGGCCTGGAAGGCTCAAAGCAACCACAAGACTTTGGAGTTAACGCAAATTTCGGCAGCCGCTGGGCCGCAAACTGGGGCTTTCCCTTGCTTGCAGAATATGGCCTGGGTGCACAAATCGGAACCTCGATCAACCAGACGGACAATGCCGTCCAGGTGTTTGAACGCGTTGGCGAGACGGCACACCGGACACAAAGTTTTTCGACCGTCGGCCTCTTTCAACGATATGACCGCTGGCGCTGGGGGTTGGGTTACGACTTCCTCTATGAATCGTACTACGACTCGTTCTTTCTTGGTCAGTGGCGCGGCCGCGGCGGATACGCGGTTACAGACGCTGACGAGTTCGGAATTTGGTTCACCGTCAGCCAGCACCACGATTCAGGCCTGTTCTTGAATTCCATCCCCGTGACGTTGACGCCGCTCTCACAAGGCAGTGCCTACTGGCAGCATCAGTGGTCGGCGGGCCCCCGCACGATGGCCTGGTGCGGCGTATCCGAAGGTCATGCACAGGCGAATCTGGCGTTAGGCGACCTCAAGAAAACGGGTCCCCAATTTGTGTTCGGTGCAGAAGTCGATGTTCCCCTGAATCGCTACTTCGCCATCTATGGACAAGCAAACTTCGTCAGCCCTGCCGATTCGGGAACCGTCGATTCCTATCTGGGTGTCGCGTACTACCCCAGTGGCCACGCCTTCCCGACAATGCGAAATCCGTTCACACCATTCCTGGCCCTTGCGAACAGCACGATGTTCTCGACAAACATCTCTCGCTGA
- a CDS encoding bifunctional 3,4-dihydroxy-2-butanone-4-phosphate synthase/GTP cyclohydrolase II — translation MNVPANSLDQFSPIDEALDALKAGRLVMVWDAEARENEGDFVCAAEAITPELVSFMLRHGAGVLCVPLLQETSDRLGLSPIVDNHRNTAPNQTPFMTPVDHRDAGSGVSTDNRTKTILAMADPSSKVSDFVRPGHLMPLLAKDGGVLRRAGHTEATVDLLRMAGMKPVGVLIEILSEKGGGMADISELRRLSHEYAIPLISIDQIIRHRRRSEQLVTREVETPFETRNYGRFKVIAYSVQYEEQQPLAIVWGDLRSVPAPLVRVHSSCFTGDVLDSLRCDCGDQLHMAMQMIHEEGVGAVIYLPQEGRGIGLLAKLKAYQLQDQGYDTVEANHKLGYKADSRDYGIGLQILKDLGLASVRLLTNNPQKINAFPGFDLTVVEQIPIIAPYEKQREPYLATKRDKMGHKLPGGETPKK, via the coding sequence ATGAATGTACCTGCGAACAGTCTCGACCAGTTTTCGCCAATTGATGAAGCACTGGACGCCTTGAAGGCCGGCCGACTGGTGATGGTTTGGGACGCGGAAGCGCGCGAGAACGAAGGGGATTTCGTCTGTGCTGCCGAGGCGATCACCCCGGAATTGGTGAGCTTTATGTTGCGGCATGGGGCCGGCGTCTTGTGTGTGCCGCTGTTGCAGGAGACGTCCGATCGATTGGGGCTGTCACCGATTGTCGATAACCACCGGAACACCGCCCCGAACCAGACCCCGTTCATGACTCCCGTTGACCATCGTGACGCGGGAAGTGGTGTCAGTACCGACAATCGCACGAAAACAATCCTGGCAATGGCCGATCCGTCGAGCAAAGTGTCCGATTTCGTCCGGCCGGGACATCTCATGCCGCTGCTGGCAAAAGACGGCGGTGTGCTCAGGCGAGCGGGTCACACCGAAGCGACCGTGGATCTGCTGCGGATGGCAGGCATGAAGCCCGTGGGGGTACTGATCGAGATTCTGAGTGAAAAAGGGGGCGGAATGGCGGACATTTCCGAACTTCGCCGCCTCTCACACGAATACGCGATTCCCCTGATCTCGATCGATCAAATTATTCGGCATCGCCGCCGCAGCGAACAACTGGTGACACGTGAGGTCGAGACTCCCTTCGAAACACGCAACTACGGTCGGTTCAAGGTGATTGCTTACAGCGTGCAATACGAAGAGCAACAGCCGCTGGCGATTGTCTGGGGTGATCTTCGATCGGTGCCCGCACCGCTGGTGCGCGTGCACTCGTCCTGTTTCACCGGAGACGTGCTTGACTCATTGCGATGCGATTGTGGCGACCAGTTGCATATGGCGATGCAGATGATTCACGAAGAGGGTGTCGGAGCGGTGATCTACCTACCGCAGGAAGGTCGCGGGATTGGGCTCTTGGCCAAGCTGAAGGCGTATCAACTTCAGGACCAGGGGTATGACACCGTCGAGGCCAATCACAAACTCGGTTACAAAGCGGACTCGCGGGACTACGGGATTGGGCTGCAGATTTTGAAAGATCTGGGGCTGGCCTCGGTTCGGCTGTTGACCAACAACCCACAAAAAATCAACGCGTTTCCGGGATTCGATCTTACGGTGGTCGAGCAGATTCCCATTATCGCCCCGTACGAAAAGCAGCGCGAGCCCTACCTGGCGACGAAGCGTGACAAGATGGGACACAAGTTGCCTGGGGGAGAAACTCCGAAGAAGTGA
- a CDS encoding efflux RND transporter permease subunit, which translates to MFSRFFIDRPIFASVLSIVITLCGAIALYTLPITQYPEITPPTVEVSAIYPGANSRVVSDTVAAPIEQQVNGVEGMMYMSSQCTNDGAYSLTVTFRQGTDLNLAQVLVQNRVALAQPILPGLVQRRGVTVKKKSPSVLMIVNLFSPDRSRDNLYLSNYATIQLRDELSRLPGVGDITFLGQRDYSMRVWLDPQRLASHGLTTEDVVHAIEQQNVQVAAGQIGQPPAPKDQVFQFTMTTLGRLSEDEQFSEMVLKTEADGSLVQLKDVARTELGALGYDQLCTLNSQPSVALSVYQLPGSNALATAQLVRTKMEELKKGFRGGIDYDIVYDTTPFIKESVNEVFHALRDAIILVAIVVLVFLQGWRAAVIPLVAVPVAVVGTFAAMAAFGFSLNTLTLFGLVLAIGIVVDDAIVVVEAIERHIEEGKAPRDAAIHAMDEVAGPVIAVGLVLSAVFIPCVFITGIVGRFFQQFALTIAISTVISAFNSLTLSPALAVLLLRPRHSHAGGSPAAASQGGHAAHPQHEALPRAIVLMIGAWVGYLLGPSIAPQLGDGLKPVFTVISPELLGGIIMIAVAFVGFRVINFLLSGFFSWFNRGFNVVTNIYATIVGVCLRASVVVLLGYVGFIYLTYYLFLISPAGFIPSQDKGYLLVNVQLPDSSSLDRTSRVMQRVEELAASTEGVKHTVGIAGQSIVLGANAPNFATVYLMLEEFHHRPHQTADQIAGDLKIMLEREIPEAMINVFGAPPVDGLGTAGGFKLVIEDRGDNGARALQTASQQLVDDGAATEGLTGLFSSFRADTPWIFIDIDRKAARTRGISLANLFESLQVGFGSLYVNDFNRFGRTWQVNVQSDAQFRMAAKDLKRVLVRSERNELVPLAGVASVREVTGPVMVIRYNLYPSAVVNVNGTAGTSSGQVIDRMNGLSQNVLLPSMSAEWTELALLQLEAGNTAMFAFLLAVVLVFLVLAAQYESWSLPLAVILVVPMCLLCSLIGVYMARMDINIFTQIGFVVLVGLACKNAILIVEFARARCLAGLNRRDATLEACRLRLRPIIMTSFAFILGVVPLMIGSGAGFEMRQTLGVAVFAGMLGVTLFGIFLTPVFFYVIQGLTRTPKPVE; encoded by the coding sequence ATGTTTTCTCGCTTCTTTATTGATCGTCCGATATTTGCATCGGTGTTGTCGATTGTGATCACGTTGTGCGGTGCCATCGCGCTGTACACCCTGCCGATCACCCAATACCCCGAAATCACTCCGCCCACGGTGGAAGTCTCGGCCATTTATCCAGGTGCAAACTCACGAGTCGTGTCGGACACCGTGGCCGCTCCGATCGAACAGCAAGTCAATGGCGTTGAGGGCATGATGTACATGTCTTCACAGTGCACCAATGACGGAGCTTATTCACTGACGGTGACATTTCGACAAGGCACCGACCTGAATCTGGCACAGGTTCTGGTTCAAAATCGTGTCGCCCTCGCACAGCCAATTTTGCCCGGACTGGTGCAGCGCCGCGGGGTGACGGTCAAAAAGAAATCACCCAGCGTGCTGATGATCGTCAATTTGTTCTCGCCCGATCGCAGTCGCGACAATCTGTACCTCAGCAACTACGCGACGATTCAATTGCGTGACGAACTGTCACGTCTTCCCGGCGTCGGCGATATCACCTTCCTCGGACAGCGCGACTATAGCATGCGGGTCTGGCTCGATCCGCAACGGCTGGCCAGCCACGGACTGACGACGGAAGACGTGGTTCACGCCATCGAACAACAGAACGTGCAGGTCGCGGCAGGTCAGATTGGCCAGCCCCCGGCTCCCAAGGACCAGGTCTTTCAGTTCACCATGACCACGCTAGGTCGACTTTCCGAGGATGAGCAGTTCTCGGAAATGGTGCTCAAGACCGAGGCTGACGGGTCGCTGGTTCAACTCAAGGATGTGGCAAGAACCGAACTGGGGGCCCTCGGCTACGATCAACTGTGCACGTTGAACTCACAACCCTCGGTCGCACTTTCGGTCTATCAGCTTCCCGGATCGAATGCCCTGGCGACAGCGCAGCTCGTTCGCACCAAGATGGAAGAATTGAAAAAGGGCTTCCGTGGCGGCATCGACTATGACATCGTCTACGACACGACGCCGTTCATCAAAGAATCCGTCAACGAGGTCTTTCATGCGCTGCGCGATGCGATCATCCTCGTCGCGATTGTCGTGCTGGTGTTCCTCCAAGGATGGCGTGCCGCCGTCATCCCATTGGTTGCCGTGCCAGTCGCCGTCGTCGGAACGTTTGCCGCGATGGCGGCGTTCGGCTTCAGCCTGAACACGTTGACGCTGTTCGGACTGGTGCTGGCAATCGGGATCGTCGTCGACGACGCAATCGTCGTGGTCGAAGCGATCGAACGACACATTGAGGAAGGGAAAGCACCGCGCGATGCAGCCATTCACGCGATGGACGAAGTGGCCGGTCCTGTGATCGCCGTGGGACTGGTGCTGAGCGCCGTGTTCATCCCCTGCGTCTTCATCACTGGCATCGTCGGACGATTCTTCCAGCAGTTCGCACTCACGATCGCCATTTCCACCGTGATCTCGGCGTTCAATTCTCTGACACTCAGTCCGGCCCTGGCCGTGTTGCTGCTGAGGCCGCGCCATTCCCATGCCGGAGGCTCACCCGCCGCAGCGTCACAGGGAGGACATGCGGCGCATCCACAACACGAAGCCCTTCCACGGGCGATCGTATTAATGATCGGCGCCTGGGTGGGTTATCTTCTGGGTCCCTCGATTGCGCCGCAGTTGGGCGATGGTCTGAAGCCTGTTTTCACGGTCATCAGTCCTGAGCTTCTCGGTGGGATCATCATGATCGCCGTGGCGTTTGTCGGCTTCCGAGTGATCAATTTCCTGCTCAGCGGTTTCTTCAGTTGGTTCAATCGTGGCTTCAACGTCGTCACCAACATCTATGCGACAATCGTGGGTGTTTGTCTGCGAGCCAGTGTCGTGGTCTTGCTGGGTTACGTCGGCTTCATCTATCTCACCTACTATCTGTTTCTGATTTCGCCGGCCGGATTCATTCCTTCACAGGACAAGGGATATCTGCTGGTCAATGTCCAATTGCCCGATTCGTCGTCGCTTGATCGCACCAGCCGTGTCATGCAGCGGGTCGAAGAGCTGGCTGCCTCGACCGAGGGCGTCAAGCACACGGTGGGTATCGCCGGCCAATCGATCGTGCTGGGCGCGAACGCCCCCAACTTTGCCACCGTCTATCTGATGCTCGAGGAATTCCATCATCGCCCCCATCAGACCGCCGACCAGATTGCCGGGGATCTGAAGATCATGCTCGAACGGGAAATCCCCGAGGCCATGATCAATGTGTTTGGTGCTCCGCCCGTCGATGGGCTGGGAACCGCAGGCGGCTTCAAGCTCGTGATTGAAGACCGAGGTGACAACGGCGCACGGGCTTTGCAAACCGCCAGCCAGCAACTGGTCGACGACGGCGCCGCAACCGAGGGCCTGACAGGATTGTTCTCGAGTTTCCGAGCCGATACGCCTTGGATCTTTATCGACATCGATCGCAAAGCGGCTCGCACGCGCGGCATTTCGCTGGCGAATCTGTTTGAATCGCTGCAAGTGGGATTTGGTTCGCTGTACGTGAACGACTTCAATCGATTCGGCCGCACCTGGCAGGTGAACGTTCAATCCGACGCTCAATTCCGAATGGCCGCCAAGGACCTGAAGCGAGTGCTCGTCCGCAGTGAACGCAATGAACTGGTCCCGCTGGCGGGCGTGGCCTCAGTCCGCGAGGTGACGGGCCCCGTCATGGTCATTCGATACAACCTCTACCCCTCCGCCGTTGTCAACGTCAACGGCACTGCGGGGACCAGCTCGGGCCAAGTCATCGACCGCATGAACGGGCTGTCGCAGAATGTTTTGCTGCCCTCGATGAGCGCCGAATGGACCGAACTGGCGCTGCTGCAATTGGAAGCGGGAAACACCGCCATGTTCGCCTTCCTGCTGGCTGTCGTGCTGGTGTTCCTGGTGCTCGCCGCACAATACGAAAGCTGGTCGCTGCCATTGGCGGTGATTCTGGTTGTCCCAATGTGCCTTCTGTGTTCGCTGATCGGTGTCTACATGGCTCGCATGGACATTAACATTTTCACACAGATTGGATTCGTCGTGCTGGTTGGACTGGCCTGCAAGAACGCGATTCTGATTGTGGAGTTCGCTCGTGCCCGCTGCCTGGCGGGGCTGAATCGCCGTGACGCGACTCTCGAGGCCTGCCGCTTGCGACTGAGACCGATCATTATGACCTCATTCGCATTCATCCTTGGCGTCGTTCCCTTGATGATCGGCAGCGGGGCCGGCTTCGAAATGCGACAGACTCTGGGTGTCGCCGTATTCGCGGGGATGCTGGGCGTCACCCTGTTCGGGATCTTCCTGACTCCCGTCTTCTTCTATGTGATCCAAGGTCTGACCCGAACACCCAAGCCCGTCGAATGA
- a CDS encoding Gfo/Idh/MocA family protein produces the protein MANEKVRIAIIGAGLVSDFHHVPGIRVDDRCELAAVCDPNEQLLNQRKNEWGPAKYTTDYEQIANDPDLDAVIIATPNFTHKDIALACIAGGKHVMCEKPLGVSYAEADEMYQAAKAKGVRHMTAFTYRFAPSMRYLRHLLKSGALGEPRHFRSQRFLDLPETSWGWRQYKKLAGAGDLYDMTTHRIDFAQDLMGPIQSVCGAVKTFVPRDKTADGTPCAPSEVDDWSALIGTFRSGAVGVWEGSTLMKGHHNGGVGFEWAEVNGSEGSAVYQLVDPNYILVGKHGGTMEKSLVPAEFMKPVKSPRNPADGKPSTVFRYDLVFELVSAIVEGRDAVPGFDDGASAQAVADAVLQSYAERRWIDVPSYR, from the coding sequence ATGGCCAACGAAAAAGTTCGGATTGCAATTATCGGTGCGGGTCTTGTGTCCGACTTTCATCATGTGCCCGGCATTCGTGTCGACGATCGATGCGAACTGGCGGCGGTCTGCGATCCGAATGAACAATTGCTGAATCAGCGGAAAAACGAGTGGGGGCCAGCCAAGTACACCACCGACTATGAACAGATTGCGAATGATCCCGATCTTGATGCGGTCATTATCGCCACACCGAATTTCACCCACAAAGACATTGCGCTCGCCTGCATTGCCGGAGGCAAGCATGTGATGTGTGAGAAGCCGCTTGGTGTCAGCTATGCCGAAGCGGATGAAATGTATCAGGCCGCGAAAGCCAAAGGCGTGCGGCACATGACGGCGTTTACCTATCGTTTTGCACCGTCGATGCGATATCTGCGGCATCTTCTGAAGAGTGGTGCGTTGGGTGAACCTCGACATTTTCGCAGTCAACGATTCCTGGACCTTCCGGAGACCAGTTGGGGCTGGCGGCAATACAAGAAATTGGCCGGAGCGGGCGACCTGTACGATATGACGACGCATCGAATCGACTTTGCACAGGACCTGATGGGGCCAATTCAAAGCGTCTGCGGCGCTGTGAAAACGTTTGTCCCACGAGACAAGACGGCCGATGGAACGCCTTGCGCGCCGTCAGAAGTCGATGATTGGTCGGCATTGATTGGGACCTTCCGATCGGGAGCCGTTGGGGTCTGGGAAGGCAGCACGCTCATGAAGGGACACCACAATGGTGGTGTGGGATTTGAGTGGGCGGAAGTCAACGGCAGTGAGGGATCGGCGGTCTATCAGCTTGTGGACCCAAACTACATCCTGGTCGGCAAACATGGGGGGACGATGGAGAAGTCTCTTGTTCCTGCCGAATTCATGAAGCCCGTGAAGAGCCCGCGCAATCCCGCGGATGGAAAGCCCAGTACGGTCTTCCGGTATGACTTGGTCTTTGAATTGGTCAGCGCGATTGTCGAAGGACGCGATGCGGTACCAGGGTTTGATGATGGAGCCAGTGCTCAGGCGGTTGCCGACGCCGTGCTCCAGTCGTACGCAGAACGACGGTGGATTGATGTACCGTCCTATCGCTGA
- a CDS encoding 3-keto-disaccharide hydrolase produces MFPRSLTLNAWIVLGLLCCTVASSDDAEFQPLFNGKDLTGWEGDMSLWKVVDQTIVGDSPGIKHNQFLATKDEFYDFELRLEFRLKDGIGNSGVQFRSQRVTDSTEVSGYQADVGEKYWGCLYDESRRNKTLVQAPADLEKSLKKGDWNEYSIHAQGDHILLKLNGVTTVDYREPDREIARKGIIALQVHSGGPLKVEFRNLRIKKLSQ; encoded by the coding sequence TTGTTCCCTCGAAGCCTCACCCTCAACGCATGGATTGTGCTCGGATTGCTTTGCTGCACGGTTGCGTCTAGCGATGATGCGGAATTTCAGCCGCTCTTCAACGGAAAAGACCTCACCGGATGGGAAGGCGACATGTCACTTTGGAAAGTCGTCGATCAGACGATTGTGGGGGATTCGCCGGGAATCAAACACAATCAGTTTCTCGCGACGAAAGACGAGTTTTACGATTTTGAGTTAAGGCTCGAATTCCGCCTGAAAGACGGGATCGGAAACTCGGGTGTTCAGTTTCGTTCCCAGCGCGTCACGGATAGTACCGAAGTGTCGGGCTATCAGGCGGACGTGGGCGAGAAATACTGGGGATGCCTTTACGACGAATCTCGCAGGAACAAAACACTCGTCCAGGCACCGGCCGATCTCGAAAAGAGCCTCAAGAAAGGAGACTGGAATGAGTACTCGATCCACGCGCAAGGGGATCACATTCTGCTGAAGCTAAACGGAGTCACCACCGTCGACTACCGTGAACCCGATCGAGAGATTGCTCGCAAAGGAATTATTGCATTGCAGGTCCACAGTGGCGGTCCACTGAAAGTCGAATTCCGAAATCTACGAATCAAAAAGCTCAGCCAATAA
- a CDS encoding Swt1 family HEPN domain-containing protein, whose protein sequence is MNTNHQRIGVALELLSSGLFPFFEQSLRAAYGERWEDTVRVSCRSQATVQPGCFRWDAQAMLTVMWDTWNSVFRRSLGLIERSVVSELREFRNRWAHQTTMTEDDAYRVLDSVQRLLVACGAESVASQVEEQKFDLLREKLGRRVNEELARARFNRARLVDVGLYAVCAAAIMTMMILMWGDRHPMSSGFVVGFTLFVFVYLIYRRFQASPPAYGVHECGQCRKVIYSENCPYCNPAPRHESKGGRAMASRPQSGDDSRRQHPATVSVG, encoded by the coding sequence GTGAACACCAACCACCAACGTATCGGCGTCGCGCTCGAACTGCTCTCTTCAGGGCTGTTCCCGTTTTTTGAGCAATCGCTGCGTGCCGCGTATGGTGAACGGTGGGAAGACACCGTACGAGTGAGTTGCCGCAGCCAGGCGACGGTTCAGCCCGGTTGCTTTCGCTGGGACGCGCAGGCGATGTTGACAGTCATGTGGGATACCTGGAATTCTGTCTTCCGGCGGTCTCTGGGGCTGATTGAGCGCAGTGTTGTCAGCGAATTACGCGAGTTCCGTAACCGCTGGGCTCATCAAACGACAATGACCGAAGACGATGCGTACCGTGTGCTCGATAGTGTGCAGCGGTTGCTGGTGGCTTGCGGCGCGGAGAGCGTTGCCTCGCAAGTCGAAGAACAGAAGTTTGACCTGTTACGGGAAAAGCTTGGTCGACGCGTCAATGAGGAACTGGCACGCGCTCGTTTCAACCGTGCTCGACTCGTCGATGTCGGACTGTACGCCGTCTGTGCGGCGGCGATCATGACAATGATGATCCTGATGTGGGGTGACCGTCACCCGATGTCGTCGGGATTCGTCGTGGGGTTCACCTTGTTTGTCTTCGTCTACTTGATCTACCGACGTTTCCAGGCATCACCACCCGCGTATGGTGTGCACGAATGTGGTCAATGTCGGAAGGTGATCTACAGCGAGAACTGCCCATATTGCAATCCCGCACCACGTCACGAATCGAAGGGCGGACGCGCGATGGCATCACGTCCGCAGTCGGGCGATGACAGTCGGAGACAGCATCCCGCGACGGTGTCTGTCGGTTGA
- a CDS encoding endonuclease/exonuclease/phosphatase family protein, whose translation MSDPPAKQVAITPIRRSGWQRAQFCLCVARHVVASTIWCLVACGVGLRVTIRDRASPGALVYYMTPIPAMAVWMIIAAVVSGRMLFWRRSARSTRPWFRWSQSRLSLLAALVFAGWTVYSECDFRPRPTSSGDKRVVFWNVARVVRGIDRIGARLRDLDAVVVGLVEADEQYRIHLDHWQQQLPGYEIAQTVFGSLIAVKGTVVSHQIHDLSIHSYCEEFQVRVDGIEFSVLLVDIASDLHRSRRRPLQALADLAERLSDRPVIIMGDFNTPDDSVWFEPLRQQHQQAFRHRGSGYAATWPVPFPVLAIDQMWTNGKVHVSRCQNEWTSLSDHRPIICHLSIEP comes from the coding sequence ATGAGTGATCCTCCTGCTAAGCAGGTCGCGATCACCCCAATTCGTCGTTCTGGATGGCAACGTGCTCAGTTCTGCCTGTGTGTCGCTCGTCACGTGGTAGCCAGTACCATTTGGTGTCTGGTGGCATGCGGAGTAGGTTTGCGTGTGACGATCCGAGATCGTGCTTCTCCAGGGGCTCTTGTCTATTACATGACACCGATTCCCGCGATGGCGGTGTGGATGATCATTGCGGCGGTCGTCAGCGGGCGGATGCTCTTTTGGCGACGTTCAGCCCGTTCGACACGCCCTTGGTTTCGATGGTCGCAATCGCGACTCAGTCTGCTTGCGGCCCTCGTCTTCGCGGGCTGGACCGTCTATTCCGAATGCGATTTTCGTCCACGACCAACGAGTTCCGGCGACAAGCGTGTGGTCTTCTGGAATGTGGCACGCGTGGTGAGGGGAATCGACCGCATCGGCGCTCGGTTAAGGGATCTGGACGCCGTGGTTGTCGGACTTGTCGAGGCGGATGAACAGTACCGGATTCATCTTGATCACTGGCAGCAGCAGCTTCCTGGGTATGAGATCGCGCAAACCGTGTTCGGTTCATTGATTGCCGTGAAGGGAACCGTTGTTTCTCATCAGATTCATGATTTGTCGATTCATTCCTACTGCGAAGAATTCCAGGTGAGAGTTGACGGGATCGAATTTTCGGTACTTTTGGTCGACATCGCGAGTGATTTGCATCGATCGCGTCGACGTCCCCTGCAAGCGCTGGCGGATCTCGCAGAACGCTTGAGTGATCGTCCCGTGATCATCATGGGCGACTTTAATACGCCGGACGATTCCGTCTGGTTTGAACCTCTTCGGCAACAGCATCAGCAGGCGTTTCGCCACCGAGGATCAGGCTATGCGGCGACGTGGCCGGTTCCTTTTCCGGTCCTGGCGATCGACCAGATGTGGACCAACGGAAAGGTGCATGTTTCGCGGTGCCAGAACGAATGGACGAGCCTGAGCGATCATCGCCCGATTATATGCCACCTCTCGATCGAACCTTAG
- a CDS encoding DUF1501 domain-containing protein produces the protein MKDTAVNFQQYISLPATRREFLHRSGTGLGALGLASVMGQGTGSTHAATIAADATSPMSSKPSQYAGKAKHVIHIFLNGGPSHVDTFDPKPSLTKYSGQVLPTTNLPTERKTGAAMGSPFKFAKYGQSGIEVSELFNHTAQHMDDICVIRSMHAEVPNHEPSLMLMNCGDGRLPRPSFGSWVTYGLGTENQNLPGFIAMCPNGLPITGAQNWRSAFLPGVYQGTYIDTRHKEIERLIENIRNDQIGRVEQRRQLDLLQQLNRKHADLRDHEAALESRIHSFELAYRMQMEATDAFNIEQEPKHVQEAYGTSVQARQLLIARRLIERGVRFVQLWHGEGQPWDNHDDLEQNHRKLADQCDKAIGALLTDLKERGLLDETLVLWGGEFGRTPTVELPTPGANAGKINGRDHNHHGFTVWMAGGGVKGGYVHGATDEFGFQAVEKKVSVHDLHATMLHLLGFDHEKLTYRYAARDFRLTDVHGEIVKDLLA, from the coding sequence ATGAAGGACACGGCTGTGAACTTCCAGCAATATATTTCTCTTCCCGCGACGCGGCGTGAGTTTCTGCATCGCTCCGGCACGGGATTGGGGGCGCTTGGATTGGCGAGTGTCATGGGTCAGGGAACTGGCTCGACACACGCGGCAACGATCGCCGCTGACGCAACGTCGCCGATGAGTTCCAAGCCTTCGCAGTATGCGGGCAAGGCCAAGCACGTCATTCATATTTTCCTGAATGGTGGTCCGTCGCACGTCGACACTTTTGATCCCAAGCCGTCGCTGACGAAGTATTCGGGCCAAGTTCTGCCGACAACGAATTTGCCGACGGAGCGTAAGACCGGCGCGGCAATGGGATCTCCATTCAAGTTTGCCAAGTACGGTCAGAGCGGAATTGAGGTCAGCGAACTTTTCAACCATACCGCTCAGCATATGGATGACATCTGCGTCATTCGCTCGATGCATGCCGAAGTTCCGAATCACGAACCGTCATTGATGCTGATGAACTGCGGCGATGGGCGCTTGCCCCGTCCGAGTTTCGGATCATGGGTGACGTATGGACTGGGGACCGAGAACCAGAATCTGCCCGGCTTCATTGCGATGTGTCCGAATGGCCTGCCGATCACCGGTGCCCAGAACTGGCGATCGGCGTTCTTGCCGGGGGTTTATCAGGGAACGTACATCGATACACGCCACAAAGAGATCGAACGCCTGATCGAGAACATTCGCAACGATCAGATCGGCCGCGTCGAGCAGCGCCGTCAGTTGGATCTCTTGCAGCAGCTCAATCGAAAGCATGCCGATCTGCGTGATCACGAGGCGGCGTTGGAATCACGGATTCATTCCTTTGAACTCGCGTATCGCATGCAGATGGAGGCAACGGATGCATTCAATATCGAGCAGGAGCCGAAGCATGTGCAGGAAGCGTATGGGACGTCGGTTCAGGCTCGCCAACTGCTGATTGCCCGGCGGCTGATTGAACGCGGCGTTCGATTTGTCCAGCTTTGGCACGGTGAAGGCCAGCCGTGGGATAATCACGACGACTTGGAACAGAATCATCGCAAACTGGCGGACCAGTGTGACAAGGCGATCGGGGCGCTGCTGACCGATCTCAAAGAACGCGGGCTGCTGGACGAGACACTCGTCCTGTGGGGTGGTGAGTTCGGCCGGACACCGACAGTGGAATTGCCAACTCCGGGGGCGAACGCAGGCAAGATCAATGGGCGAGATCACAACCACCATGGGTTCACCGTCTGGATGGCGGGCGGAGGAGTCAAGGGCGGATACGTCCATGGGGCGACCGACGAGTTCGGATTCCAGGCTGTCGAAAAGAAAGTTTCGGTGCATGACCTGCATGCGACGATGCTGCATCTGCTGGGATTCGATCACGAAAAGCTGACGTACCGTTACGCCGCGCGTGACTTCCGCTTGACCGACGTGCATGGAGAGATCGTCAAGGATCTGCTCGCATGA